One Ketobacter sp. MCCC 1A13808 DNA segment encodes these proteins:
- a CDS encoding DUF3379 family protein: protein MNHAELTCIDIRRVLYENPEFTNSDVNQHLQHCAACYRYSKVLLKQNEMLKQALEVPVPEGLSDKIIFNQHLEKSYKLKKWVAAACVALLFFSYISLVPKTKNHDWALISAQHVAAEEETLALNNSLVENDLKTALLEWGLTLKSSLGAITYLDYCSMPNGKGLHIVFKRNDSQ from the coding sequence ATGAATCACGCTGAGTTAACGTGTATCGATATCAGAAGAGTTCTTTATGAAAACCCTGAATTCACAAATTCTGATGTAAATCAGCACCTACAGCACTGTGCTGCATGTTATCGCTACTCTAAAGTATTATTGAAACAGAATGAAATGCTTAAACAGGCATTAGAAGTCCCTGTTCCTGAAGGACTATCAGATAAAATAATATTCAACCAACACTTAGAGAAATCCTACAAACTGAAAAAATGGGTTGCGGCCGCTTGTGTAGCCTTACTCTTTTTTAGTTATATTTCCCTTGTTCCAAAAACGAAAAATCATGATTGGGCACTGATTTCAGCACAGCATGTTGCTGCAGAGGAAGAAACGCTAGCCTTAAATAATAGCTTGGTTGAAAATGATTTAAAAACTGCGTTGCTTGAGTGGGGCTTAACCCTTAAATCATCACTTGGCGCAATCACTTATCTTGACTATTGCTCAATGCCAAATGGTAAGGGTTTACATATTGTTTTTAAACGAAATGATTCACAG